The proteins below come from a single Athene noctua chromosome 6, bAthNoc1.hap1.1, whole genome shotgun sequence genomic window:
- the SLC25A29 gene encoding mitochondrial basic amino acids transporter isoform X1 gives MALDFLAGCVGGAAGVLVGHPFDTVKVRLQVQNVEKPLYRGTFHCFQSIIKQESAFGLYKGIGSPMMGLTFINALVFGVQGNTLRALGKDTPLNQFLAGSAAGAIQCIICCPMELAKTRMQLQGTGEYKLKTKNYKNSLDCLIKIYRKEGLRGINRGMVSTFIRETPSFGFYFLTYDCMTRYLGCEAEDSYVIPKLLFSGGMSGIVSWLSTYPVDVIKSRLQADGVGGVTQYSGILDCVRKSYHEEGWRVFTRGLTSTLLRAFPVNAATFATVTVFLMYMRSEDNLRECEPGPVIQQPSSL, from the exons ATGGCTCTGGATTTCCTCGCAGGATGCGTCGGCG gtgCTGCCGGAGTGCTGGTAGGACACCCATTTGACACTGTTAAG GTTCGTCTGCAAGTTCAAAATGTAGAGAAACCTCTCTACCGTGGGACCTTCCATTGCTTTCAGTCCATCATAAAGCAAGAATCC GCTTTTGGACTCTATAAAGGTATTGGGTCACCAATGATGGGACTTACCTTCATTAACGCACTTGTATTTGGTGTACAAGGAAACACGCTTCGTGCTCTTGGAAAAGACACTCCTCTAAACCAGTTCCTTGCAGGGTCAGCAGCAGGGGCTATCCAGTGCATCATCTGCTGTCCCATGGAATTGGCAAAGACAAGAATGCAGCTTCAAGGAACAGGTGAatacaaactgaaaacaaagaactACAAAAATTCTCTGGACTGTTTGATCAAAATCTATCGAAAGGAAGGGCTGAGGGGTATCAACAGGGGCATGGTCTCTACATTCATAAGAGAGACTCCAAGCTTTGGCTTTTATTTCCTGACCTATGACTGCATGACCAGGTATTTAGGCTGTGAAGCTGAAGACAGTTACGTTATTCCCAAACTGCTGTTTTCTGGAGGGATGTCAGGAATTGTGTCCTGGCTCTCAACCTACCCCGTGGATGTGATCAAATCCCGGCTTCAGGCTGATGGAGTCGGAGGCGTTACACAGTACAGCGGCATTTTAGACTGTGTCAGAAAGAGTTACCATGAAGAAGGCTGGAGGGTGTTCACAAGAGGTCTTACTTCTACACTTCTCCGTGCTTTTCCTGTCAACGCAGCTACCTTTGCTACTGTCACTGTGTTCCTAATGTATATGAGGTCAGAAGACAACCTTCGTGAATGTGAACCAGGTCCAGTAATCCAGCAGCCTTCTAGTTTGTGA
- the SLC25A29 gene encoding mitochondrial basic amino acids transporter isoform X2, whose translation MMGLTFINALVFGVQGNTLRALGKDTPLNQFLAGSAAGAIQCIICCPMELAKTRMQLQGTGEYKLKTKNYKNSLDCLIKIYRKEGLRGINRGMVSTFIRETPSFGFYFLTYDCMTRYLGCEAEDSYVIPKLLFSGGMSGIVSWLSTYPVDVIKSRLQADGVGGVTQYSGILDCVRKSYHEEGWRVFTRGLTSTLLRAFPVNAATFATVTVFLMYMRSEDNLRECEPGPVIQQPSSL comes from the coding sequence ATGATGGGACTTACCTTCATTAACGCACTTGTATTTGGTGTACAAGGAAACACGCTTCGTGCTCTTGGAAAAGACACTCCTCTAAACCAGTTCCTTGCAGGGTCAGCAGCAGGGGCTATCCAGTGCATCATCTGCTGTCCCATGGAATTGGCAAAGACAAGAATGCAGCTTCAAGGAACAGGTGAatacaaactgaaaacaaagaactACAAAAATTCTCTGGACTGTTTGATCAAAATCTATCGAAAGGAAGGGCTGAGGGGTATCAACAGGGGCATGGTCTCTACATTCATAAGAGAGACTCCAAGCTTTGGCTTTTATTTCCTGACCTATGACTGCATGACCAGGTATTTAGGCTGTGAAGCTGAAGACAGTTACGTTATTCCCAAACTGCTGTTTTCTGGAGGGATGTCAGGAATTGTGTCCTGGCTCTCAACCTACCCCGTGGATGTGATCAAATCCCGGCTTCAGGCTGATGGAGTCGGAGGCGTTACACAGTACAGCGGCATTTTAGACTGTGTCAGAAAGAGTTACCATGAAGAAGGCTGGAGGGTGTTCACAAGAGGTCTTACTTCTACACTTCTCCGTGCTTTTCCTGTCAACGCAGCTACCTTTGCTACTGTCACTGTGTTCCTAATGTATATGAGGTCAGAAGACAACCTTCGTGAATGTGAACCAGGTCCAGTAATCCAGCAGCCTTCTAGTTTGTGA